The following nucleotide sequence is from Buchnera aphidicola (Schlechtendalia peitan).
AATCAGCATGGGATATATGGAATAGAGATAATAAACATGGTTTAAAACTATATGTAAAACGTATATATATTATGGATAATGCAGAACAATTTCTTCCGAATTATCTACGATTTGTAAAAGGAATTATCGATTCAAATAATCTACCATTAAATATTTCTCGAGAAGTATTACAAGATCACAAACTAGTTAAAAATTTAAAAACAACACTTACTAAACGAGTTTTAAAACTATTAAACACTCTTTCTAAAGATATTGATTCATACAAATTATTTTGGTCTCAATTTGGTCTAATATTAAAAGAAGGCCCTGCTGAAGATAGTGAAAATAAAGATATTATTTCTAATTTATTACGATTTTATTCATTAAAGAATAGCCCTAAAAAAACTTTAATATCTTTACAAGAATATGTAAACAATATGAAACATGAGCAAGAAAAAATTTATTATATTACAACAGATAGTTATACTTCGGCTATAAACAGCCCACATTTAGAATTTTTTAAAACAAAAGACATTGATGTACTATTATTGACTGATAAAATAGATGAATGGATGATGAATTATATAACTAATTTTAATGGAAAAGAGTTCCAATCAGTTAGCAAATACGATGAATCAATCGAAAAATCGAATGAAAATATTAGAAACTGTGAAAAAAAACTATATCCTAATATGAATTCTCTATTGAGTAAAATAAAAAATATATTACAAGATAAAATAAAAGATGTACGTTTGACGTGTAAACTAACACATACTCCTGCTGTAGTAACTACAGATTCTAACGATATGACTACGCAAATGGCTAAACTATTCTCTGCAGCAGGACAACCTGTTCCTAAAATTAAATATATCTTTGAAATTAATCCAAATCATGAATTAATTAAAAAAATATATCATGAAGATAATGAAGAAAAATTTAAGAATTGGATTAAAATACTGTTTGAACAATCACTACTTGCTGAGAAAAACACTTTAGATAATCCTAGTAAATTTATAGCTAGAATTAACAAATTTCTTATACATTGTACATAATACATAAAACTATTAAAAAAATATATTAAAATATTTATAAACAATTGTAAAGTACATATATTTTAAAATCTATAAGGTATAAGAAAATCATGCGCATTGTTTTACTAGGAGCACCGGGGGCAGGCAAGGGAACACAAGCTCAATTTATTGCACAGAAATATCACATTCCAAACATATCTACTGGAGAAATATTAAGAAAATTAATTTATAAAAATACTGTGTTAAATAAAAAAATTGACTATAGTATGCATAGTGGAAAACTAATTTCAGACGATATTATTACAACATTAATACGAGATCGAATTACTTGCTTAGATTGTAAACCAGGATTTATACTAGATGGATTTCCTAGAACAATTGTTCAAGCTAAGATGATTGAAGAAGAAAAAATAGATATTGATTATATTATTGAACTCAAAATACCTACAAAAATAATTTTAAAACGTATTCAAAATAGAAGAACTAATTCTATCGAAAAAAAAATACAATGCCTACAAAATGGAAACTATCCTACCAATAATAGCTTTTTAGCTGAAAGAGTAGATGATAAAGAAAAAATTGTTAAAATAAGATTACATGAATATGAAAAATTTACAATACCTCTTATAAATTATTTAAAAAACGATACTAAAGTTAAAAAATTTAAATATTGTATATTAGATGGTACTAAAAATATAAAAAATATCCATAAAGATATTAAAAAAATATTAGATGTACATTAAATTCATAATACATCTTATTATCACTGGAAAATTTTGCGCTCTATAGGATTTGAACCTATGACCTACGGCTTAGAAGGCCGTTGCTCTATCCAACTGAGCTAAGAGCGCAAGCTTTAAGATATTTTTATACTTGTTTTGGAATTAAACTAAAAAATTACTACGAGAATAAACAGTTATAA
It contains:
- a CDS encoding nucleoside monophosphate kinase produces the protein MRIVLLGAPGAGKGTQAQFIAQKYHIPNISTGEILRKLIYKNTVLNKKIDYSMHSGKLISDDIITTLIRDRITCLDCKPGFILDGFPRTIVQAKMIEEEKIDIDYIIELKIPTKIILKRIQNRRTNSIEKKIQCLQNGNYPTNNSFLAERVDDKEKIVKIRLHEYEKFTIPLINYLKNDTKVKKFKYCILDGTKNIKNIHKDIKKILDVH
- the htpG gene encoding molecular chaperone HtpG is translated as MNANKKEVYEFQSETNEILHLMIHSLYSNKEIFLRELISNASDAIDKLKFKSISSPEIYENNTDMHIRIRIDKSNNNLIISDNGIGMTYEEIINNLGTIAKSGTKEFLKSYNKSTNGKNDLIGQFGVGFYSAFIVSRKIIVKSRFGGTHENTGVLWESEGKGKYEVSKINKKDRGTKIILYLKPEEKYFLEPWNIRNIVNKYSNHVSTPIEIYTYDDKSQVGKWEQINQAQALWTLDKSKITNDDYKSFYKQLSNDSNDPITWTHNKVEGIQEYTILLFIPSKSAWDIWNRDNKHGLKLYVKRIYIMDNAEQFLPNYLRFVKGIIDSNNLPLNISREVLQDHKLVKNLKTTLTKRVLKLLNTLSKDIDSYKLFWSQFGLILKEGPAEDSENKDIISNLLRFYSLKNSPKKTLISLQEYVNNMKHEQEKIYYITTDSYTSAINSPHLEFFKTKDIDVLLLTDKIDEWMMNYITNFNGKEFQSVSKYDESIEKSNENIRNCEKKLYPNMNSLLSKIKNILQDKIKDVRLTCKLTHTPAVVTTDSNDMTTQMAKLFSAAGQPVPKIKYIFEINPNHELIKKIYHEDNEEKFKNWIKILFEQSLLAEKNTLDNPSKFIARINKFLIHCT